The Aquificaceae bacterium DNA segment CAAGCTCAGGCACGCCGTAGACCTTGTCCTCTACCTTTGAAGGGTCAGACACGTAAACAAGGTCAGGCTGTAGCACGTTTTCTTGGTCAAAAACCACATCCACAGGCGATAAAAGAACCTCACCCATTCCCTCTTTCAGAAAACTTCTAAGTTTAAAGTATAAGTTGCCTACTACTCTTTGATGGTTTACGCATTGTCCAGGCATCTCGTAAACCTCCCTGTTAATAAGTTCAATCCTTGAGCATTCTGGGTATA contains these protein-coding regions:
- a CDS encoding Uma2 family endonuclease yields the protein YPECSRIELINREVYEMPGQCVNHQRVVGNLYFKLRSFLKEGMGEVLLSPVDVVFDQENVLQPDLVYVSDPSKVEDKVYGVPELVVEVISPQTLVRDFVEKRKLYERFKVKEYWLIFPLEKTMFVYELTENGYELYSYATERGKVKSKILEGFELEVEEVFKELKSLPTP